One window of the Paenibacillus beijingensis genome contains the following:
- a CDS encoding MarR family winged helix-turn-helix transcriptional regulator: MNREGLDGSIGFLMGVTYRKLSHLLLQRLKDYDITPEQWSVLYRIQEMDGCIQKEIAERSGKDKPTTTRILDALEAKGLVRRKIGENDRRSFRITITDKGKELIRQTEPIEKKAVQDAAAGLSDGEIETLLRLLRHIGDNVDGLSGKE; the protein is encoded by the coding sequence ATGAATCGGGAAGGTCTGGACGGATCGATCGGTTTTTTGATGGGAGTGACGTACCGCAAGCTTTCCCATCTGCTGCTGCAACGGCTGAAGGATTACGATATTACGCCCGAGCAGTGGTCCGTTTTGTACCGCATTCAAGAGATGGACGGCTGTATCCAGAAAGAAATCGCGGAACGTTCCGGAAAAGACAAGCCGACGACGACACGCATACTGGATGCGCTGGAGGCGAAGGGGCTTGTCAGGCGCAAAATTGGCGAAAACGACCGCCGCTCCTTCCGCATTACGATAACGGATAAAGGCAAGGAACTGATCCGGCAAACGGAGCCGATTGAGAAAAAAGCGGTGCAGGACGCGGCAGCCGGGTTGTCGGACGGCGAAATCGAGACGCTCCTCCGTCTGCTGCGCCACATCGGAGACAACGTGGACGGGCTGAGCGGGAAAGAGTAA
- a CDS encoding type 1 glutamine amidotransferase domain-containing protein — translation MAKIAFLLGPQFEDSEMQKPYNAIRSEGHETVIIGLKAGEKLEGKQKQAQYTTELAIKDAKADDYDAVVIPGGSSPESLRLDPDIQNFVRQIDQKGKTIAAICHGPQILISAGLANGHTLTSYPPLQDDLKNAGAVFENKEVIVDRNIITSRTPKDEPAFIRETLKALASKAVQRA, via the coding sequence ATGGCTAAAATCGCATTTTTGCTGGGACCGCAGTTTGAGGACAGTGAAATGCAAAAACCGTATAACGCCATCCGGTCGGAAGGGCACGAAACGGTTATTATCGGTCTGAAGGCCGGAGAAAAATTGGAAGGCAAGCAAAAGCAGGCGCAATATACGACGGAGCTCGCCATAAAAGACGCAAAAGCGGACGATTACGACGCTGTTGTCATTCCGGGCGGTTCTTCGCCGGAGTCGCTGCGGCTTGATCCGGACATTCAAAACTTTGTCCGTCAGATCGACCAGAAGGGCAAAACGATTGCAGCCATCTGTCATGGCCCGCAAATATTGATCAGCGCAGGACTGGCAAATGGTCACACGCTCACAAGCTATCCGCCGCTGCAGGATGATTTGAAAAATGCAGGTGCGGTCTTTGAAAACAAGGAAGTTATCGTGGACCGCAACATCATCACGTCGCGCACGCCGAAGGACGAACCCGCGTTTATCCGGGAGACGCTGAAAGCTTTGGCAAGCAAAGCGGTCCAGCGGGCTTAA
- a CDS encoding general stress protein, translating into MARRLVGVFEQEQQAVDAIEDLKRHGYSPSDISIVTRDRDRLSAMSEETGSMAPEGMAAGVTTGGIAGGALGLLAGLGALAIPGIGPILAAGPIAAALSGAVAGAGALGLVGGLVGLGIPQQEAEEYEGHIKNDRILVMVQADESEAAAVSGILRRHESLNRDRYLEYDAYEDNKLV; encoded by the coding sequence ATGGCAAGAAGACTAGTTGGCGTATTCGAGCAGGAGCAGCAGGCGGTTGATGCGATAGAGGATTTGAAAAGGCACGGGTATTCGCCTAGCGATATATCGATTGTGACGCGGGACCGCGACCGCTTGTCGGCCATGTCGGAAGAAACGGGCTCGATGGCGCCCGAAGGGATGGCAGCGGGAGTGACGACCGGAGGCATTGCGGGCGGAGCGCTCGGTCTGCTTGCAGGCCTCGGCGCATTGGCCATTCCGGGCATTGGCCCTATTTTGGCTGCCGGTCCGATCGCCGCTGCGCTCAGTGGCGCGGTCGCCGGAGCGGGAGCCCTGGGTCTGGTAGGAGGACTTGTCGGCCTCGGCATTCCGCAGCAGGAAGCGGAGGAATACGAAGGCCATATTAAGAACGACCGCATTCTGGTCATGGTGCAGGCTGACGAGTCGGAAGCTGCGGCCGTGAGCGGCATACTGCGTCGTCATGAGTCGCTAAACCGGGACCGCTATCTGGAATACGACGCATATGAGGATAACAAGCTGGTGTAA
- a CDS encoding MFS transporter has protein sequence MDGKRKQEWERMEQPLQIKLWTTSFITLTLCYFLLFFCVQLLMSPLPSYVKETFHPGDFTVSLAISLFAASAIAARFAAAALMRKVQRGTILFGGIMLAAGATIAYPYASSVGLLLLLRVLFGFGFGAASTVMPTLVTQIIPPRRLGEGIGYFGLSTSLAMSIGPTIGLYVLDSYGFGLLTVIGAASTILIVPLLLLTRSIPPQPAHPAVLRIAAAAEVSPGDRRGPVIPGNTGDAGTGAARAAAVGSGSEYSSITRQLLPALLNALLSITYGGLLGFIALFGKEVHLAQVGLFFLFNSVTVLIVRPISGRIFDRYGHAPILIPGSAVVAAALALLSYSDTLALLTVSALMYGLGFGAIQPTIQAWMLRVTPPEKHASANSLFYSSIDFGIAAGSMLLGIVASYAGYAGMYRYAAVMMIFFLLVYLASIFAGRRQRFFI, from the coding sequence TTGGACGGGAAGCGGAAGCAAGAATGGGAGCGGATGGAGCAGCCCCTGCAAATAAAGCTGTGGACGACTTCTTTTATTACGCTCACCCTTTGTTATTTTTTGCTGTTTTTTTGTGTGCAGCTGCTGATGTCGCCTTTGCCCAGTTATGTAAAAGAAACGTTTCATCCCGGCGACTTTACGGTCAGTCTCGCGATCAGCCTGTTCGCGGCTTCGGCTATCGCAGCGCGGTTTGCCGCGGCGGCGCTCATGCGCAAGGTGCAGCGCGGTACAATTTTGTTTGGCGGCATTATGCTGGCGGCCGGAGCAACGATCGCGTACCCTTATGCCTCGTCGGTCGGCTTGCTGCTGCTGCTTCGCGTGCTGTTTGGCTTCGGCTTCGGGGCGGCCAGCACCGTGATGCCCACGCTTGTGACGCAGATCATTCCGCCCCGCCGCCTCGGCGAAGGAATCGGATATTTCGGCCTGTCCACAAGCTTGGCCATGTCGATCGGTCCGACAATCGGCCTTTACGTGCTCGACTCGTACGGATTCGGGCTGCTGACCGTTATCGGGGCTGCCTCAACCATTCTGATCGTGCCGCTTCTGCTGCTGACGCGCAGCATTCCACCGCAGCCTGCCCATCCGGCCGTTCTGAGAATTGCCGCCGCCGCAGAGGTTAGTCCGGGAGATCGGCGTGGGCCGGTCATCCCGGGCAATACCGGAGATGCCGGCACGGGAGCGGCCCGTGCAGCGGCAGTCGGTTCCGGGAGCGAGTACAGCAGTATAACGCGCCAGCTTTTGCCGGCGCTGCTTAATGCGCTTTTGTCGATTACGTACGGAGGACTGCTCGGCTTCATCGCTCTGTTCGGAAAGGAAGTCCATTTGGCGCAGGTCGGGTTATTTTTTCTGTTCAACTCCGTCACGGTATTGATCGTCCGCCCGATATCGGGCCGCATATTCGACCGCTACGGCCATGCGCCGATTCTTATTCCGGGTTCGGCTGTTGTGGCGGCCGCTCTCGCACTGCTGTCGTATTCCGACACTTTGGCGCTGCTGACCGTTTCGGCGCTTATGTACGGCCTCGGCTTCGGGGCAATTCAGCCGACGATTCAGGCATGGATGCTTCGTGTCACACCGCCGGAAAAGCACGCCTCCGCCAACAGCCTTTTTTACAGTTCGATCGACTTCGGCATTGCCGCAGGTTCGATGCTGCTCGGTATCGTCGCGTCTTACGCCGGCTACGCCGGCATGTACCGGTACGCGGCGGTGATGATGATCTTTTTCCTGCTTGTCTACTTGGCTTCCATATTCGCCGGGCGAAGGCAGAGATTTTTCATATAA
- a CDS encoding stalk domain-containing protein — MTTKRFPLPLRLAALGIAGSLILTGASAFAADAASSSNPAAETGAPSSQPVQSKITVTTKTVEQSTETYTAKLKIPVISGMADTVYQKELNSKIYNTAMNDLEAMKQPAQVDYNSSKEIEDYTFHPYELVMDYEMTAGGGTADNYIFSLVQTRYIYTGGAHGMTVKNGFNVTNSKTAAAVTLKSLFGSDYKSIINKKIAADIAKNSDQSGVDSFTTIADDQPFYVKNGAVQIVFQPGEIGPYAAGMLEFTLPIPQKDDGDSADGDLSGMAVKAGSTTIPASQAGLYMSKDGVAMAPLRLIASALGYTLKWDQPTSSAELTKGNQWTSVTKNKDYYTVNKMAPITLGTAPIIDKTGKMYVPLSFFNVILNAKISYGTDSVTITLDDAASGTDMAK; from the coding sequence ATGACAACGAAACGTTTCCCGTTACCATTACGGCTCGCGGCTCTGGGCATAGCGGGAAGTCTGATCCTGACCGGAGCTTCCGCTTTCGCAGCAGACGCCGCTTCTTCATCCAACCCGGCAGCGGAAACCGGCGCCCCTTCTTCGCAGCCTGTGCAAAGCAAAATCACGGTGACAACGAAAACGGTGGAGCAAAGCACCGAGACGTACACGGCAAAGCTTAAAATTCCGGTCATAAGCGGAATGGCCGATACCGTCTATCAAAAGGAATTGAATTCGAAAATTTACAATACGGCGATGAACGATCTGGAGGCAATGAAACAGCCGGCGCAAGTCGATTACAACAGCTCGAAGGAAATCGAAGACTACACCTTCCACCCCTACGAGCTGGTGATGGACTATGAAATGACGGCCGGCGGCGGCACCGCGGACAATTATATTTTTTCGCTCGTTCAGACCCGCTATATCTATACCGGAGGAGCGCACGGCATGACCGTCAAAAACGGTTTCAATGTGACCAACAGCAAGACCGCAGCTGCCGTAACGCTCAAAAGCTTGTTCGGGAGCGACTACAAATCGATCATTAACAAAAAGATCGCCGCCGACATCGCCAAAAATTCAGATCAATCCGGCGTCGATTCTTTTACGACCATCGCAGACGACCAACCGTTTTATGTGAAAAATGGCGCCGTGCAAATCGTGTTCCAGCCCGGCGAGATCGGTCCTTACGCCGCAGGCATGCTGGAGTTCACCCTACCGATTCCGCAAAAGGATGACGGCGATTCCGCCGACGGCGACCTGAGCGGCATGGCGGTCAAAGCGGGGAGCACGACGATCCCGGCTTCGCAAGCCGGGCTTTACATGAGCAAGGACGGCGTCGCGATGGCTCCGCTGCGGCTGATTGCGTCCGCTCTCGGCTACACGCTCAAGTGGGACCAGCCCACGAGCTCGGCCGAGCTGACCAAGGGCAATCAATGGACGTCCGTTACAAAAAATAAAGACTATTATACGGTAAATAAAATGGCCCCGATTACACTCGGCACGGCGCCGATTATCGACAAAACCGGCAAAATGTACGTGCCGCTCTCGTTCTTTAACGTCATTTTGAATGCCAAAATCAGCTACGGCACCGATTCCGTAACCATTACGCTGGATGATGCGGCTAGCGGAACGGATATGGCAAAATAA